The Rattus rattus isolate New Zealand chromosome 1, Rrattus_CSIRO_v1, whole genome shotgun sequence genome includes a region encoding these proteins:
- the Trnp1 gene encoding TMF-regulated nuclear protein 1 encodes MPGCRISACGPGAQEGTAEPGSPPPPPREPLPSLQPPSSSPTSTPTSTQSPQLPESAETPVEGQELQRWRQGASGGSGGASPAGIGGAGAAAGAGGRALELAEARRRLLEVEGRRRLVSELESRVLQLHRVFLAAELRLAHRAESLSRLSGGVAQAELYLAAHGSRLKKGARRGRRGRPPALLASALGLGSCVPWGAGRLRRGQGPEPDSPFRRSPPRGPASPQR; translated from the coding sequence ATGCCGGGCTGCCGCATCAGCGCCTGCGGCCCAGGGGCCCAGGAGGGGACGGCAGAACCAGGGTCGCCCCCGCCGCCACCCCGGGAGCCCCTgccgtccctccagcccccttcctCATCGCCGACCTCGACTCCGACCTCCACTCAGTCACCGCAGTTACCCGAATCGGCCGAGACACCCGTGGAGGGGCAGGAGCTGCAGCGCTGGCGCCAGGGTGCTAGTGGGGGGTCTGGGGGCGCGAGCCCGGCGGGGATCGGGGGCGCAGGCGCGGCGGCAGGGGCAGGGGGCCGCGCGCTGGAGCTGGCCGAAGCCCGGCGGCGACTGCTAGAAGTGGAGGGCCGCCGGCGCCTGGTGTCGGAGCTGGAGAGCCGGGTGCTGCAGCTGCACCGAGTCTTCTTGGCTGCCGAGCTGCGCCTGGCGCATCGCGCGGAGAGCCTGAGCCGCTTGAGCGGCGGCGTAGCCCAGGCCGAGCTCTACCTGGCAGCGCACGGGTCGCGTCTCAAGAAGGGTGCGCGCCGCGGTCGCCGGGGTCGTCCCCCCGCGCTGCTGGCGTCCGCCCTCGGCCTGGGGAGTTGCGTGCCCTGGGGCGCAGGGCGGCTGCGGCGCGGCCAGGGCCCCGAGCCGGACTCGCCCTTCCGCCGCAGCCCGCCCCGCGGCCCCGCCTCCCCCCAGCGCTGA